A DNA window from Brassica napus cultivar Da-Ae chromosome A4, Da-Ae, whole genome shotgun sequence contains the following coding sequences:
- the LOC106452193 gene encoding ATP-dependent helicase BRM isoform X2: MQSGGSGGGPARNPGMGPAGRTNSTSSAASPTSSSSSVQQQQQQQQLASRQQQQGRNSEANDGMFAYHPGGVQGMMGGGNFGSSSGSMQQPQQPRRLFDSPQQQQGSSQEGQQSFNPMQQAYLQFALQAQQQKAQQQARMGMMGSSKDQDARMGMLNMQGAMPMQASNQAQGSSSNPSAEQFARGERQMESGHETKPHPQQVGTGQLMPGNITRPMQAPQGPQGVNNMGTNQLAFSQQWQAMQAWARERNIDLSHPANASQMSHILQGRMVAQQKANEGNVASQSPSIPVSSQPSSSSGVPGENSPRPNSAGDISGQSGSGKARHAIPTSSFASTSSPRMMNPAANPFSAQGRDNPPYPRHLVQPTNGMPSGNSMQTSANETHVLDHNASTNKGLGSAEHLQMQQPRQMNAPSPKAVISDAGLLSKSSLQSGQGIKQEQQRSGFTKQQLHVLKAQILAFRRLKKGEGSLPQELFKSIAPPPLEVQTPLQIFPVRVHGQDRSSDKTVENQARSLESGKESQTAASSNGQIFAKEEDNVGGTEVPLAMGHSQLFQNLGKEAASTAAATKEEQQADVFPVKSDQGADASTQQTPRSDSNADKGKAVASDGGQSNVPPQANSPQQPKDTAPARKYHGPLFDFPFFTRKHDTYGSATANANNNLTLAYDIKDLVCEEGAEFFNKKRTDSLNKINGLLATNLERKRIRPDLVLRLQIEEKKLRLSALQSRVRDEVDRQQQDIMSMPDRPYRKFVRLCERQRLEMNRQVLANQKAVREKQLKTIFQWRKKLLEAHWSIRDARTARNRGVAKYHEKMLREFSKRPDDGRNKRMEALKNNDVERYREMLLEQQTNIPGDAAERYNVLSSFLTQTEDYLHKLGGKITATKNQQEVEEAANAAAIAARLQGLSEEEVRAAAACAREEVLIRNRFVEMNAPKDNSSVNKYYTLAHAVNEVVVRQPSMLQAGTLRDYQLVGLQWMLSLYNNKLNGILADEMGLGKTVQVMALIAYLMEFKGNYGPHLIIVPNAVLVNWKSELHTWLPSVSCIYYVGTKDQRSKLFSQEVCAMKFNVLVTTYEFIMYDRSKLSKVDWKYIVIDEAQRMKDRESVLARDLDRYRCQRRLLLTGTPLQNDLKELWSLLNLLLPDVFDNRKAFHDWFAQPFQREGPSHNIEDDWLETEKKVIVIHRLHQILEPFMLRRRVEDVEGSLPPKVSVVLRCRMSSIQSAVYDWIKATGTLRVDPDDEKLKAQKNPIYQAKIYKTLNNRCMELRKTCNHPLLNYPYFNDLSKDFLVRSCGKLWILDRILIKLQRTGHRVLLFSTMTKLLDILEEYLQWRRLVYRRIDGTTSLEDRESAIVDFNDPDTDCFIFLLSIRAAGRGLNLQTADTVVIYDPDPNPKNEEQAVARAHRIGQTREVKVIYMEAVVEKISSHQKEDELRSGGSMDLEDDLAGKDRYIGSIEGLIRNNIQQYKIDMADEVINAGRFDQRTTHEERRMTLETLLHDDERYQETVHDVPSLHEVNRMIARSEEEVELFDQMDEEFDWTEEMTCHEQVPKWLRASTREVNTTVADLSKKPSKNMLSSSNLIVQTGGPGGERKRGRPKSKKINYKEIEDDIGLFSEESSEEVNVDSGNEEEGDIGQSDDDELTGALGDQQTNNGESDGENPVAGYDYPPRSGSYKKVPPQDDAGSSESSPESHRSKEMASPVSSKKFGSLSALDTRPGSVSKRLVDDLEDGEIGASGDSHIDLQRSYDRDEGGGEQVLQPTIKRKRSIRLRPRQTAEGTDVSDVPAAQPLQVDRSYRSKLRTVADSHGSRQDQSDSSSRLRSLPAKKVANTSKLHVSSPKSGRLNATQLPVEDNDEAARETWDGTSPIGSSNAGARMSHTIQKRCKTVISKLQRRIDKEGQQIVPMLTNLWKRIQNGYAAGGVNNLLELREIDQRVERLEYVGVMELASDVQYMLRGAMQFYGFSHEVRSEARKVHNLFFDLLKMSFPDIDFREARNALSFSGPSPTLVSTSSPRGAGGISQGKRPKPVDEEEPEEPSSPQRRQQRENSRIRVQIPQKDPKLGGTSSHTDESPILAHPGELVICKKKRKDREKSAPRTRTAGSSSPVSPQAMIGRGLRSPVSGSVTRETRLAQATHPNNSGAAGDSVGWANPVKRLRTDSGKRRPSHL; this comes from the exons ATGCAATCTGGAGGCAGTGGCGGAGGCCCCGCCCGGAATCCGGGCATGGGTCCGGCGGGTCGGACCAACTCCACATCATCCGCTGCGTCTCcgacttcttcatcttcatccgtGCAACAgcaacagcagcagcagcagctggCGTCTAGGCAG cagcagcagggGAGAAACTCAGAGGCAAATGATGGCATGTTTGCGTATCATCCTGGGGGAGTTCAGGGGATGATGGGGGGTGGTAACTTTGGTTCTTCGTCTGGCTCTATGCAGCAGCCTCAGCAGCCTAGGAGATTGTTTGACTCTCCTCAACAACAACAGGGCTCTTCCCAAGAGGGCCAGCAAAGTTTTAATCCAATGCAACAAGCGTATCTTCAGTTTGCTTTACAGGCACAGCAACAAAAGGCACAGCAGCAAGCTAGAATGGGAATGATGGGTTCATCTAAGGATCAAGACGCACGGATGGGTATGTTGAATATGCAAGGCGCGATGCCGATGCAGGCATCTAATCAGGCTCAGGGCTCTTCGTCTAATCCATCTGCTGAACAGTTTGCTCGCGGTGAAAGGCAGATGGAATCAGGTCACGAAACAAAACCCCATCCCCAGCAAGTTGGGACTGGACAACTAATGCCTGGAAATATTACAAGGCCAATGCAGGCACCACAGGGTCCGCAGGGTGTCAATAATATGGGGACCAACCAACTCGCGTTTTCGCAGCAGTGGCAGGCCATGCAGGCATGGGCGCGCGAGCGTAATATTGATCTCTCGCATCCTGCCAACGCAAGCCAAATGTCGCACATACTCCAGGGAAGAATGGTTGCCCAACAGAAAGCTAATGAAGGCAATGTGGCTTCACAGTCACCATCTATTCCAGTGTCTAGCCAGCCATCTTCATCTTCAGGTGTTCCAGGTGAGAACTCGCCTCGTCCCAACTCTGCTGGTGATATCTCTGGGCAGTCTGGATCAGGAAAGGCCAGACATGCAATACCTACCAGCTCATTTGCCTCGACTTCCAGTCCCAGAATGATGAACCCTGCTGCGAATCCCTTCTCCGCCCAAGGGAGAGATAATCCACCGTATCCTCGACATTTAGTTCAGCCTACAAATGGGATGCCATCAGGAAATTCCATGCAGACGTCTGCAAATGAGACGCATGTTTTGGATCACAATGCGTCTACAAATAAAGGTTTAGGTTCTGCTGAACATTTGCAGATGCAGCAGCCTAGGCAGATGAATGCACCCAGTCCAAAAGCTGTTATATCTGACGCTGGTTTACTCAGTAAATCTTCCCTTCAAAGTGGACAGGGGATCAAACAAGAACAACAGCGATCAGGATTTACCAAACAACAACTCCATGTTCTCAAAGCCCAGATACTGGCATTTCGTCGTTTGAAG AAAGGAGAAGGTTCTTTGCCTCAGGAGCTTTTTAAATCTATTGCTCCACCACCGCTTGAAGTGCAGACGCCGTTGCAGATTTTTCCTGTGAGGGTACATGGTCAGGATAGGTCTTCAGACAAAACTGTAGAAAACCAAGCAAGGTCACTGGAGTCTGGCAAAGAGTCTCAGACTGCTGCTTCTTCAAATGGACAGATTTTTGCTAAAGAGGAAGATAATGTTGGAGGTACAGAAGTACCTTTGGCGATGGGCCACAGCCAATTATTTCAAAATCTGGGAAAAGAAGCTGCTTCTACTGCTGCGGCTACGAAAGAGGAGCAACAAGCTGATGTATTCCCTGTTAAGTCAGATCAAGGAGCAGATGCTAGTACTCAACAGACTCCTAGAAGTGATTCTAATGCTGATAAGGGAAAAGCTGTTGCATCTGATGGAGGCCAATCTAATGTTCCGCCACAAGCAAACTCTCCCCAGCAGCCTAAGGATACAGCCCCTGCCAGGAAATATCATGGACCATTGTTTGATTTTCCCTTTTTCACTCGAAAACATGACACTTATGGATCTGCAACAGCCAATGCCAACAACAACCTCACATTAGCTTATGATATCAAAGACCTGGTCTGTGAAGAAGGTGCAGAATTCTTCAACAAGAAAAGGACAGACAGTTTGAACAAGATAAATGGTCTCCTAGCAACAAACTTGGAAAGGAAAAGGATTAGGCCTGATCTTGTTTTACGGCTTCAGATTGAAGAGAAAAAGCTCAGGCTATCGGCTCTTCAGTCTCGTGTTAGAGATGAAGTGGATCGACAGCAGCAGGATATAATGTCCATGCCTGATAGGCCATACCGTAAATTTGTGAGGTTGTGCGAACGACAACGCCTTGAAATGAATAGACAAGTACTGGCCAACCAGAAAGCTGTTAGAGAGAAGCAGCTGAAAACCATTTTTCAGTGGCGTAAGAAACTCCTTGAGGCACACTGGTCTATACGTGATGCACGCACTGCTCGTAACAGGGGAGTTGCCAAATACCATGAAAAGATGTTGAGAGAGTTCTCGAAAAGACCAGATGATGGCCGGAACAAAAGGATGGAGGCATTGAAAAATAATGACGTAGAAAGGTACAGGGAGATGTTGCTGGAACAGCAAACAAATATACCCGGTGATGCTGCTGAAAGATATAATGTTCTCTCTTCATTTTTGACCCAAACGGAAGATTATCTCCATAAACTTGGAGGTAAGATTACTGCGACAAAGAATCAACAGGAAGTGGAGGAAGCAGCGAATGCTGCAGCAATTGCAGCGAGATTGCAG GGCCTTTCAGAAGAAGAGGTCAGGGCGGCAGCTGCTTGTGCTCGGGAAGAAGTTCTGATCAGAAATAGATTTGTGGAAATGAATGCGCCAAAAGATAATTCATCTGTTAACAA GTATTATACTCTGGCTCATGCTGTAAATGAAGTCGTTGTGAGACAACCATCGATGCTCCAAGCTGGAACTTTGCGTGATTACCAGCTG GTTGGATTGCAATGGATGCTCTCCTTGtataataacaaattaaatGGGATCTTGGCTGATGAGATGGGTCTTGGAAAAACTGTGCAG GTAATGGCACTGATTGCTTACCTTATGGAGTTCAAGGGGAATTATGGACCACATCTCATCATCGTTCCCAATGCTGTTCTGGTGAACTGGAAG aGTGAACTCCATACTTGGCTgccatctgtttcatgcatatattaTGTTGGTACAAAGGATCAACGTTCAAAATTGTTCTCTCAG GAGGTTTGCGCCATGAAGTTCAATGTCCTCGTTACGACTTATGAGTTCATTATGTATGATCGATCAAAACTCTCAAAAGTTGACTggaaatatattgttattgATGAAGCACAACGGATGAAGGACAGAGAATCTGTTTTGGCCCGAGATCTTGATCGGTATCGCTGCCAGAGGAGATTACTTCTCACTGGGACACCTCTACAG AACGATCTGAAAGAGCTTTGGTCACTATTGAATCTCCTCCTTCCTGATGTCTTTGACAATCGAAAAGCATTTCATGATTGGTTCGCTCAACCCTTTCAAAGAGAAGGTCCTTCGCATAATATAGAGGATGACTGGCTGGAGACTGAGAAAAAGGTCATAGTCATTCACAGGCTTCATCAAATTTTAGAGCCGTTCATGCTCAGGCGTCGTGTTGAGGATGTCGAAGGTTCACTTCCTCCTAAG GTTTCCGTAGTTTTAAGATGTAGGATGTCTTCTATTCAGAGTGCCGTTTATGATTGGATCAAAGCTACTGGAACTCTAAGAGTTGATCCAGACGATGAAAAACTTAAGGCTCAGAAGAATCCAATCTACCAAGCCAAGATATATAAGACTTTAAATAATAGGTGCATGGAGTTGAGGAAAACATGCAATCATCCGTTGCTCAATTATCCATATTTCAATGATCTTTCCAAGGATTTTCTCGTAAGGTCGTGTGGAAAATTGTGGATTCTGGATAGAATTCTTATAAAGCTGCAGAGGACAGGCCATCGTGTATTACTCTTCAGTACAATGACTAAACTCCTTGATATCTTGGAAGAGTATCTGCAATGGAGGAGGCTTGTATACCGAAGAATAGATGGGACTACCAGTCTAGAAGATCGGGAATCAGCTATTGTGGATTTCAATGATCCGGATACTGATTGCTTTATTTTCCTGCTTAGTATACGTGCAGCTGGAAGGGGTCTCAACCTTCAGACTGCTGACACAGTTGTGATATATGATCCGGATCCAAACCCCAAGAATGAGGAACAAGCAGTTGCCAGAGCCCATCGTATTGGGCAGACGAGGGAAGTAAAAGTGATTTATATGGAGGCAGTTGTTGAAAAAATTTCCAGCCATCAAAAGGAGGACGAGCTTAGAAGTGGTGGATCAATGGACCTAGAGGATGACTTGGCTGGAAAGGACCGTTATATAGGATCTATTGAGGGTCTCATAAGGAACAATATTCAGCAGTACAAGATCGACATGGCTGATGAAGTCATTAATGCTGGGCGGTTTGACCAAAGAACGACTCATGAAGAGCGGCGAATGACATTGGAGACTTTATTGCATGATGACGAGAGATATCAAGAAACCGTCCATGATGTACCTTCTCTCCATGAGGTGAACAGGATGATTGCCAGAAGCGAGGAAGAAGTTGAGTTATTCGATCAGATGGATGAAGAATTTGACTGGACCGAAGAGATGACTTGTCATGAGCAGGTGCCTAAGTGGCTTCGAGCTAGTACCAGAGAGGTGAATACTACTGTTGCTGATTTGTCTAAGAAACCGTCAAAGAACATGTTGTCAAGCAGTAATCTAATTGTGCAAACTGGCGGGCCTGGAGGTGAGAGAAAAAGAGGGCGTCCCAAGAGCAAAAAGATTAACTACAAGGAAATTGAAGATGACATTGGATTATTTTCTGAGGAAAGCTCTGAGGAAGTGAACGTTGATTCTGGGAACGAAGAAGAGGGAGACATTGGACAATCTGATGATGATGAGCTAACTGGTGCTCTTGGTGATCAACAAACCAACAATGGCGAATCTGATGGAGAGAACCCCGTCGCTGGTTATGATTATCCTCCGCGGTCTGGTAGTTATAAAAAAGTCCCTCCACAGGATGATGCCGGTTCTTCAGAATCTTCGCCAGAAAGTCATAGATCGAAAGAGATGGCTTCTCCtgtttcttcaaaaaaatttgGCTCTTTGTCTGCATTGGACACTAGGCCAGGTTCTGTCTCGAAAAGACTG GTAGATGACCTAGAAGATGGGGAAATAGGAGCCTCTGGGGATTCTCACATAGATCTCCAACGATCCTATGACCGTGATGAAGGGGGAGGAGAACAGGTTTTGCAACCTACAATAAAACGGAAACGGAGTATTCGTCTAAGACCCCGTCAAACAGCAGAAGGAACAGACGTTAGTGATGTGCCTGCAGCTCAGCCATTGCAAGTCGATCGTAGCTATCGATCAAAATTGAGGACAGTTGCTGACTCGCATGGTTCAAGACAAGatcagagtgattcatcctcgaGACTCAGGAGTTTACCTGCAAAGAAGGTAGCGAATACTTCCAAGCTGCATGTATCATCACCAAAGTCTGGTAGATTGAATGCCACACAGCTTCCCGTGGAGGACAACGATGAAGCTGCTAGAGAAACATGGGATGGAACTAGTCCTATTGGCTCGTCAAATGCAGGTGCAAGAATGTCCCACACCATACAGAAACGG TGCAAAACCGTCATTAGCAAACTCCAAAGAAGAATCGACAAGGAAGGTCAGCAGATTGTGCCAATGCTGACGAATTTGTGGAAGAGAATTCAGAATGGTTATGCAGCTGGAGGTGTGAATAATCTTTTGGAGCTACGAGAGATAGATCAGCGGGTGGAAAGGCTAGAGTACGTAGGAGTTATGGAACTCGCATCTGACGTGCAGTATATGCTAAGGGGAGCAATGCAATTCTATGGATTCTCACACGag GTGAGATCTGAAGCAAGGAAGGTTCACAACCTCTTCTTCGATCTACTGAAAATGTCTTTTCCAGACATAGACTTCCGGGAAGCAAGAAACGCTCTTTCCTTCTCTGGCCCAAGCCCAACTTTGGTATCTACATCGTCACCAAGAGGAGCAGGTGGTATTAGTCAGGGTAAGAGGCCAAAGCCGGTAGATGAGGAGGAACCGGAGGAGCCAAGCTCTCCTCAGAGACGTCAACAACGCGAGAACTCAAGGATCAGAGTACAGATACCTCAGAAAGATCCAAAGCTTGGCGGGACATCAAGCCACACCGATGAGTCTCCAATTCTAGCTCATCCAGGGGAACTAGTAATctgcaagaagaagaggaaagacAGAGAGAAGTCTGCTCCGAGAACCCGAACCGCTGGCTCCAGCAGCCCGGTTTCGCCTCAGGCTATGATAGGTCGTGGTCTTAGAAGTCCAGTGTCTGGTTCAGTTACAAGGGAAACAAGGCTAGCTCAAGCTACTCATCCGAACAACAGCGGCGCGGCTGGTGATTCAGTTGGATGGGCTAATCCGGTGAAGAGGCTACGAACAGATTCTGGTAAAAGAAGGCCAAGTCATTTGTAG